The Enterobacter kobei genome has a segment encoding these proteins:
- the argF gene encoding ornithine carbamoyltransferase: MTINLKNRNFLKLLDYTPAEIQYLIDLAIELKAAKKAGREKQTLVGKNIALIFEKTSTRTRCAFEVGAFDQGAQVTYLGPSGSQIGHKESMKDTARVLGRMYDGIEYRGYGQAIVEELGEYAGVPVWNGLTDEFHPTQILADLMTMLEHAPGKTLPELSFAYLGDARNNMGNSLMVGAAKMGMDIRLVAPKSFWPEAGLVEQCRAIAKETGARITLTDDVEEGVRGTDFLYTDVWVSMGEPKEAWAERVSLMKPYQINADVMKATGNPNVKFMHCLPAFHNEHTKVGREIEMAYGLKGLEVTEEVFESPNSIVFDEAENRMHTIKAVMVATLGD, from the coding sequence ATGACCATCAACCTGAAAAACCGCAACTTCCTGAAACTGCTGGACTACACCCCGGCGGAGATCCAGTACCTGATCGACCTCGCCATCGAGCTGAAAGCGGCCAAAAAAGCCGGACGCGAAAAGCAAACCCTGGTCGGCAAAAACATCGCCCTGATCTTTGAAAAAACCTCCACCCGCACCCGCTGCGCCTTCGAAGTGGGCGCGTTTGACCAGGGTGCGCAGGTGACCTACCTCGGCCCAAGCGGATCGCAGATCGGCCATAAAGAGTCGATGAAAGACACCGCCCGCGTGTTGGGGCGTATGTATGACGGTATCGAATACCGCGGCTACGGCCAGGCGATTGTTGAAGAGCTGGGTGAATACGCGGGCGTACCGGTGTGGAACGGCCTGACCGACGAATTCCATCCGACGCAGATCCTCGCCGATCTGATGACCATGCTGGAGCACGCGCCGGGCAAAACCCTGCCGGAGCTAAGCTTTGCTTATCTCGGCGACGCACGCAACAACATGGGCAACTCCCTGATGGTCGGCGCGGCCAAAATGGGGATGGACATCCGCCTGGTGGCACCGAAATCCTTCTGGCCGGAAGCGGGTCTGGTTGAGCAGTGCCGTGCCATCGCGAAAGAAACGGGCGCGCGCATCACCCTGACCGACGACGTGGAAGAAGGCGTGCGCGGGACGGATTTCCTCTACACCGACGTGTGGGTCTCCATGGGCGAGCCGAAAGAGGCGTGGGCCGAACGCGTCAGCCTGATGAAGCCGTATCAAATTAACGCGGACGTCATGAAAGCCACCGGCAACCCGAACGTCAAGTTCATGCACTGCCTGCCGGCGTTTCACAACGAGCACACCAAAGTGGGCCGCGAAATCGAAATGGCCTATGGCCTGAAAGGGCTGGAGGTGACGGAAGAGGTCTTCGAATCCCCGAACTCTATCGTCTTTGATGAAGCAGAAAACCGCATGCATACCATTAAAGCGGTCATGGTGGCGACACTCGGCGACTAA
- the arcC gene encoding carbamate kinase → MERKPTLVVALGGNALLKRGEPLEAEIQRQNIEQAARTIAGLTAQWRVVLVHGNGPQVGLLALQNSAYDKVTPYPLDVLGAESQGMIGYMLQQALKNSLPQREVSVLLTQVEVDAADPAFSTPTKYIGPVYSEAQAKTLAAEKGWVFKADGSYFRRVVPSPQPKRIVESDAITALIQRDHLVICNGGGGVPVVENANGYHGIEAVIDKDLSAALLARQIEADALLILTDADAVYLDWGKPTQRPLAQVTPGLLRGMQFDAGSMGPKVAACREFVEACNGIAGIGALADGAEILAGEKGTLIRN, encoded by the coding sequence ATGGAACGAAAACCCACTCTGGTTGTGGCCCTTGGCGGCAACGCACTGCTGAAGCGCGGCGAGCCGCTGGAAGCCGAGATCCAGCGCCAGAACATTGAGCAGGCCGCCCGCACCATCGCCGGGCTCACGGCGCAGTGGCGCGTGGTGCTGGTTCACGGCAACGGTCCACAGGTCGGGCTGCTGGCGCTGCAGAACAGCGCCTACGACAAAGTGACCCCTTACCCACTGGACGTTCTTGGTGCCGAAAGCCAGGGGATGATCGGCTACATGCTCCAGCAGGCGCTGAAAAACAGCCTGCCGCAGCGTGAGGTGAGCGTCCTGCTCACGCAGGTGGAAGTGGACGCCGCCGACCCGGCGTTCAGCACCCCGACCAAATACATCGGCCCGGTGTACAGCGAAGCCCAGGCAAAAACGCTGGCCGCGGAAAAAGGCTGGGTGTTTAAGGCCGACGGCAGCTACTTCCGTCGCGTGGTGCCGTCACCGCAGCCGAAACGCATCGTCGAGAGCGACGCCATCACGGCGCTGATCCAGCGCGACCACCTGGTGATCTGCAACGGCGGCGGCGGCGTGCCGGTGGTGGAAAACGCCAACGGCTATCACGGCATTGAGGCGGTGATCGACAAAGACCTCTCCGCCGCCCTGCTGGCGCGCCAGATTGAGGCCGACGCCCTGCTGATCCTCACCGATGCCGACGCGGTGTACCTCGACTGGGGAAAACCGACCCAGCGCCCGCTGGCGCAGGTGACGCCAGGACTGCTCAGAGGCATGCAGTTTGACGCCGGATCGATGGGGCCGAAAGTGGCCGCCTGCCGCGAGTTTGTTGAAGCCTGCAACGGCATTGCCGGGATCGGCGCGCTGGCCGATGGGGCAGAGATTCTGGCGGGCGAGAAAGGCACGTTGATTCGTAACTGA
- the arcA gene encoding arginine deiminase yields MEKHYVGSEIGQLRSVMLHRPNLSLRRLTPSNCQELLFDDVLSVERAGEEHDIFANTLREQGVEVLLLTDLLTQTLDITEAKAWLLETQISDYRLGPTFAGDVRGWLADMPHRELARRLSGGLTYGEIPAAIKNMVVDTHTANDFIMKPLPNHLFTRDTSCWIYNGVSINPMAKPARQRETNNLRAIYRWHPAFADGDFIKYFGDENINYDHATLEGGDVLVIGRGAVLIGMSERTTPQGVEFLANSLFKHRQAERVIAVELPKHRSCMHLDTVMTHIDVDTFSVYPEVVRKDAQCWTLTPDGRGGLQRTQETDLLHAIEKALGINQVRLITTGGDAFEAEREQWNDANNVLTIRPGVVIGYERNVWTNEKYDKAGITVLPIPGDELGRGRGGARCMSCPLERDGI; encoded by the coding sequence ATGGAAAAGCATTACGTCGGTTCTGAAATTGGTCAATTGCGTAGCGTTATGCTGCACCGCCCAAATTTAAGTCTGAGACGTTTAACGCCATCGAATTGTCAGGAACTGCTTTTCGATGATGTGCTCTCGGTTGAACGGGCGGGTGAAGAGCATGATATCTTCGCAAACACGCTGCGCGAGCAGGGTGTGGAAGTCCTGCTGTTAACCGACCTCCTGACACAAACGCTTGATATTACAGAAGCGAAAGCCTGGCTGCTGGAGACGCAAATCTCGGACTATCGCCTCGGGCCTACCTTTGCGGGCGACGTGCGCGGCTGGCTGGCGGACATGCCGCACCGTGAACTGGCGCGCAGATTAAGCGGCGGATTAACCTACGGCGAAATTCCGGCGGCCATCAAAAATATGGTGGTAGATACCCACACGGCCAATGACTTTATTATGAAGCCGCTGCCCAACCATTTATTTACCCGTGACACTTCCTGTTGGATTTATAACGGCGTCTCCATTAACCCGATGGCTAAACCCGCCCGTCAGCGTGAAACCAATAACCTTCGGGCAATATATCGCTGGCATCCGGCATTTGCCGACGGCGATTTTATTAAGTATTTCGGCGACGAAAATATTAATTACGACCACGCTACCCTGGAAGGCGGCGACGTATTAGTGATTGGTCGCGGGGCGGTATTGATCGGCATGTCCGAACGCACGACGCCGCAGGGCGTGGAGTTCCTCGCCAACAGCCTGTTCAAACACCGCCAGGCCGAGCGCGTGATCGCCGTTGAGCTGCCAAAACACCGCTCCTGCATGCACCTCGACACCGTGATGACCCACATCGACGTGGACACTTTCTCCGTCTACCCGGAAGTAGTGCGCAAAGACGCCCAGTGCTGGACGCTCACCCCTGACGGGCGCGGCGGCCTGCAACGTACCCAGGAAACCGACCTGCTGCACGCCATCGAGAAAGCGCTCGGCATTAACCAGGTGCGCCTGATCACCACCGGCGGCGACGCCTTTGAAGCCGAACGCGAACAGTGGAACGACGCCAACAACGTTCTGACCATCCGTCCCGGCGTGGTGATTGGCTACGAGCGCAACGTCTGGACTAACGAGAAGTACGACAAAGCCGGCATCACCGTGCTGCCTATCCCGGGCGATGAGCTGGGACGCGGCCGCGGCGGCGCACGCTGCATGAGCTGCCCACTGGAACGCGACGGAATTTAA
- a CDS encoding YhcH/YjgK/YiaL family protein → MIIGNIHHLQPWLPDALRQAIEYIKRHVTDATPPGKHDIDGNTLFYLVSEDMTQPFAERRAEFHARYLDIQIVMKGQEGMTFSTLPHGTPDTDWLADKDIAFLPEGEQEKTVVLSEGDFVVFWPGEVHKPLCAVGAPARVRKVVVKMLIE, encoded by the coding sequence ATGATCATCGGCAACATCCACCATCTCCAGCCCTGGCTGCCTGACGCGCTGCGCCAGGCCATTGAGTATATAAAGCGCCACGTCACCGACGCTACGCCGCCCGGCAAGCATGATATCGATGGCAACACACTGTTTTATCTGGTCTCGGAAGACATGACTCAGCCGTTTGCTGAACGCCGCGCCGAGTTTCATGCGCGCTATCTGGACATCCAGATCGTGATGAAGGGTCAGGAAGGGATGACCTTCAGCACCCTGCCGCACGGTACGCCGGATACCGACTGGCTGGCGGACAAAGACATCGCGTTCCTGCCGGAAGGCGAGCAGGAGAAAACCGTGGTGCTGAGCGAAGGGGATTTTGTGGTGTTCTGGCCTGGCGAAGTCCATAAGCCGCTGTGCGCGGTGGGGGCGCCTGCCAGGGTGCGAAAAGTCGTGGTGAAAATGCTGATTGAATAA
- the yagE gene encoding 2-keto-3-deoxygluconate aldolase produces the protein MPQPVLFTGIIPPVSTIFTADGQLDKQGTAALIDDLIAAGVDGLFFLGSGGEFSQLNAEERKTIARFAIDHVDRRVPVLIGTGGTNARETIELSQHAQQAGADGIVVINPYYWKVSEASLIRYFEQVADSVTLPVMLYNFPALTGQDLTPALVKTLADSRSNIVGIKDTIDSVAHLRSMIHTVKAAHPHFTVLCGYDDHLFNTLLLGGDGAISASGNFAPQVSVNLLKAWRDKDVAKAAEYHQTLLQIPQLYQLDTPFVNVIKEAIVLCGRPISTHVLPPASPLDEPRKAQLKSLLQQLKLC, from the coding sequence ATGCCGCAGCCTGTGTTGTTTACGGGAATCATTCCCCCTGTCTCCACCATTTTTACCGCCGATGGGCAGCTCGATAAGCAGGGCACCGCCGCGCTGATCGACGATCTGATCGCCGCAGGCGTTGATGGCCTGTTCTTCCTCGGCAGCGGCGGCGAATTCTCCCAGCTCAACGCCGAAGAGCGTAAAACCATTGCCCGCTTTGCTATCGATCATGTCGATCGTCGCGTACCGGTTCTGATCGGCACCGGCGGCACCAACGCCCGGGAAACCATTGAACTGAGCCAGCACGCGCAGCAGGCGGGCGCGGACGGCATCGTGGTCATCAACCCCTACTACTGGAAAGTGTCGGAAGCGAGCCTGATTCGCTATTTCGAACAGGTGGCCGACAGCGTCACGCTGCCGGTGATGCTCTATAACTTCCCGGCGCTGACCGGGCAGGATCTCACGCCAGCGCTGGTGAAAACCCTCGCCGACTCGCGCAGCAACATCGTAGGCATTAAAGACACCATCGACTCCGTCGCCCATCTGCGCAGCATGATCCACACCGTCAAAGCGGCCCACCCACACTTCACCGTGCTGTGTGGCTACGACGACCATCTGTTTAATACCCTGCTGCTCGGTGGCGACGGGGCGATTTCGGCGAGCGGCAACTTTGCGCCGCAGGTGTCGGTAAATCTTCTGAAAGCCTGGCGCGATAAGGATGTGGCGAAAGCGGCTGAGTATCATCAGACCTTGCTGCAAATCCCGCAGCTGTATCAGCTGGATACGCCGTTCGTGAACGTCATTAAAGAGGCGATTGTACTTTGCGGCCGCCCGATCTCCACGCACGTGCTGCCGCCCGCTTCACCGCTGGACGAGCCGCGCAAAGCGCAGCT